Proteins found in one Haloferax litoreum genomic segment:
- a CDS encoding MBL fold metallo-hydrolase, with protein MTTSGGRVRRFRLGGANAYLVVDSASSREDGDEVVLVDAGMPWDRRRLLGGLADAGLDAGDIDRVLLTHYDLDHVGTLATLGLRDDVPIHVAEPDASHLTGQSKPPLRSHKGAFQRLTAPFFDRPTNPVEVVEDGDEVGGFVAYRTPGHTPGHTAFVHGRLGVAFVGDMVRASGEKLAPMPWVVAADATENRRSIREFAARCPPVDVVAMGHGDPVLEHGYGALKRLADRV; from the coding sequence ATGACTACTTCCGGTGGCCGAGTCAGGCGATTTCGCCTCGGTGGAGCGAACGCGTACCTCGTCGTCGACAGCGCCAGCAGTCGCGAGGACGGGGACGAGGTGGTCCTCGTCGACGCCGGGATGCCGTGGGACCGGCGGCGTCTCTTGGGCGGCCTCGCCGACGCCGGACTCGACGCTGGCGACATCGACCGTGTCCTCCTGACGCACTACGACCTCGACCACGTCGGCACACTCGCGACACTCGGCCTTCGAGACGACGTGCCGATTCACGTCGCCGAACCGGACGCGTCGCACCTGACAGGCCAGTCGAAACCGCCTCTCCGGTCGCACAAGGGTGCCTTCCAACGACTCACCGCCCCGTTCTTCGACCGACCGACGAACCCCGTCGAAGTCGTCGAAGACGGTGACGAAGTCGGCGGGTTCGTGGCCTACCGAACGCCGGGACACACACCGGGCCACACGGCATTCGTTCACGGACGCCTCGGTGTCGCCTTCGTAGGTGACATGGTACGTGCATCCGGTGAGAAACTCGCACCGATGCCGTGGGTGGTCGCTGCCGACGCCACGGAGAACCGTCGAAGTATCCGAGAGTTCGCCGCACGGTGCCCACCGGTCGACGTGGTTGCGATGGGACACGGCGACCCCGTACTGGAGCACGGGTACGGGGCGCTGAAGCGACTCGCCGACCGCGTGTGA